CCGGCGGGAAAGTTCCTGTTCAAACAGTTCTAAATCCTGCATTCTGCCCGATAAAGTGAAATGTCCATTAAAATTATTTGATGCAAGAAATAGCCCATGCTGTAAATAAAGGTCTTTCAATTTTTCTTCCTCCGTTAATACAGCCAGCATTCCCCCATCGATATCACTGCGGCATATTGACTTTGCCTGTTCTATAGCAGCCTCTATAGCCGCAGTGGCATCCCAGATTCCATTAGCCACGCCCGCAGCAAATTCCCCTAAACTATTACCAGATACAAAATCTGGCTTGATCCCCATATCTGTGATCACTTCGTACAAAGCAATTTCAACAGCAACAATTGCCGGATGCGTAATCAGCAGTTCCTCAAAAGGCTCTTCTTTTTTCGTGTAAAGTTCTTCAATCAAAGAGCTGTTCAGTTGTTTCCGGACAATTTTATCCATCTCTTCCAGGCTGCTTCTGAACTTCGGGTATTGTTCAAACAATTCCCTGCCCATGCCCCGGTAATGACTTCCCTGCCCGGAAAACAACAATACAATAGGTTTCAAACCGCTTTTAATCATTTAATTGTTTACCATTAAAGCAGCATCCTCTAATAATTTCGCCGCACCAACCATAATACTAATACCTATTTCATCTACATGGCGCTTTTTCCAGCTCTCCTGCTGCGTACCCTTTACCCATTGGTTAAAAGCACCCAGGGCAGAACCTGTATGGATTTGGAAATTGGTCTTATTTTCTATATTCCCTTCAAATGCTAGTTTGTTCGTATATCCAAAATACCAGCGGAATACCAAAGCCATTTTATTCTTTGAATTCTGTTCCGCTTTGATAATTTCAGCTTCTGCTCCTGCTGCTTTACAGTAAACCCTTACTTCGTCCCATATTTCGGCTATTGTTTTACCAAAATAGGTCTTCTCTAACTGGATCAATGTCTTTTCAGGGATCTCATCCAACCCGTTATACTGATTATATAAGGCATAAAGTTTGTTAGCTCTGGCGGCAAACAGTACTCCCTTGCGCAATACCTGTACTTTCGCCCCGATTTCAAACATGTCACCGGCTGGCGCATAATCCGTATCCTGAACATTGATATCTTGTAAAAGGTCTTTTACAGCATCACTGGTTCCTGCTTCCACAGTACATTGGTTAATAGACCCTGTGAGGATGAAATCTGCGCCCATTACATAAGCACAAGTTGCAGCTTGTGGTGTACCGATACCACCCGCAAGCCCTACACGAATAGTTTGACCATAAGCATATTCTTTTGAGATATCTGCTCTTAAACGTTGAATTGAAGGCAGCAAAACCATTGCAATTCCACGATCAGTATGACCGCCCGAATCTGCTTCCACACAAATATCATAACTCATAGGGACTAACTTAGAAAGCGATGCCTGCTCTTCACTAATCAACCCATCTTCTACCAAACGTTTCACCATCTTTTCTGGCGCCGGCCGCATAAAAACCTCTGCAACCTCCGGTCTTGATACTTTCGCAATTATTTTATGCTTGCAAAGCACTGCACCATCAGCTCCTTTTTCTAAACCTTTCAATCTATAGTAAACCAGGGCCGGCATCATCTGCATATAGGCAGAAGCCTCGATGTTGGTTACCCCATAACGAAGGAAAAGTTCAGCAGCCTTCATTTCAAATGCAGGATCATTCAGATTATGCAGAAAATTGACACCATAGGCTTCGCCATTGGTTAATTCTTGCTGGATCTGTATAATATTCTGTTCCATTTCTGCTAATGACATTCCACCAGTCCCCAGAAAACCAAGCATCCCTGCTTTTGCCAGTTTCACGACAAGCTGACGGGAGGCAATTCCTCTGTACATAGC
The sequence above is drawn from the Pedobacter cryoconitis genome and encodes:
- a CDS encoding acyltransferase domain-containing protein, which gives rise to MIKSGLKPIVLLFSGQGSHYRGMGRELFEQYPKFRSSLEEMDKIVRKQLNSSLIEELYTKKEEPFEELLITHPAIVAVEIALYEVITDMGIKPDFVSGNSLGEFAAGVANGIWDATAAIEAAIEQAKSICRSDIDGGMLAVLTEEEKLKDLYLQHGLFLASNNFNGHFTLSGRMQDLELFEQELSRREINFFRLQVTCPFHSPLLQQASVSFSQYTASATALGNPKPGFVSGFTAKEMDVLTDDYFWQVVSRYTNFPETVSFFENMGPCLYIDMGPSGTSAAFVKYNLQSDTESEIFQIMSPYKGEMKQLKKLQAIIG
- the fabD gene encoding ACP S-malonyltransferase, translated to MKVVMFPGQGSQYKGMGKAFFDTFKQETILASDILGYDLEELCIKDPERQLGKTAFTQPALYVVNAFTYYASQPRTKPDYFIGHSLGEYNALLAAEAFSFETGLRLVQKRGALMAAASGGGMAAVLGHKVEAVQQMLDEGGYTDIDIANINTPTQIVIAGPQDAINRIVQEFEARKIKIFPLFVSAPFHSRYMKPAAIEFEEFLKNFSFSALQTPVIANVTAKAYQDNQVTDLLAKQIESSVQWTDTIRTLMGKGVDDYEETGSVILTKMVNEIKENCTPIVEERVVVEEKVIAEEKPHTNGIPIKVNGKTAGKTCLSTRLGSQAFRKDYGVKYAYVAGAMYRGIASRQLVVKLAKAGMLGFLGTGGMSLAEMEQNIIQIQQELTNGEAYGVNFLHNLNDPAFEMKAAELFLRYGVTNIEASAYMQMMPALVYYRLKGLEKGADGAVLCKHKIIAKVSRPEVAEVFMRPAPEKMVKRLVEDGLISEEQASLSKLVPMSYDICVEADSGGHTDRGIAMVLLPSIQRLRADISKEYAYGQTIRVGLAGGIGTPQAATCAYVMGADFILTGSINQCTVEAGTSDAVKDLLQDINVQDTDYAPAGDMFEIGAKVQVLRKGVLFAARANKLYALYNQYNGLDEIPEKTLIQLEKTYFGKTIAEIWDEVRVYCKAAGAEAEIIKAEQNSKNKMALVFRWYFGYTNKLAFEGNIENKTNFQIHTGSALGAFNQWVKGTQQESWKKRHVDEIGISIMVGAAKLLEDAALMVNN